A single region of the Candidatus Polarisedimenticolia bacterium genome encodes:
- the trpE gene encoding anthranilate synthase component I translates to MIGGPPFRPGEEEFGRLRQGGNLIPVCREIAADLLTPVSASMRLAVGARQHFLLESVEGGESLARYSFLGRDPFCVLKGWGRRSVLEEGGRSRSLAEDPLEALRMLSRRYRPVPIPDLPRFAGGGVGYISYDLARLRERIPFTVVDDLQVPDLVFGFYDLLLAFDHPRQRIQIISLVRTEDGKGSWKARYREACRRILAIERRLAEAPPRHRLSRPRVAPRLRPTRPDREFLHAVEQARRAIRAGEIFQVVLSRRFEHPAPASPFSVYRTLRRLNPSPYLFYLAFPEVTLAGASPEMLVRVEGSRIQTRPIAGTRPRGSGEEEDRILEASLRADAKERSEHLMLVDLGRNDLGRVCRFGSVTVKQFMEVERYSHVMHLVSSLEGALRPGVHPAEALMACFPAGTVTGAPKLRAMEIIDRLEGLKRGPYAGVVGYVDFSGNLDTCITLRTAVMKGRTAYLQAGAGIVADSTPARENRECLSKAQVLFTAVREAGRMV, encoded by the coding sequence TTGATCGGCGGCCCCCCGTTCCGGCCCGGCGAAGAGGAGTTCGGCCGCCTGCGCCAGGGGGGGAACCTGATCCCGGTCTGCCGCGAGATCGCGGCCGATCTCCTGACGCCCGTGTCGGCCTCGATGCGGCTCGCCGTCGGGGCGCGCCAGCACTTCCTTTTGGAGTCGGTGGAAGGGGGAGAGAGCCTCGCCCGCTACTCGTTCCTGGGCCGGGACCCGTTCTGCGTGCTCAAGGGATGGGGACGGCGAAGCGTCCTGGAGGAAGGGGGCAGAAGCCGGTCTCTCGCGGAGGACCCTCTCGAGGCGCTCCGGATGCTCTCCCGCCGCTATCGCCCCGTTCCGATCCCCGACCTGCCGCGATTCGCGGGTGGCGGCGTCGGCTACATCTCCTACGATCTGGCGAGGCTGCGGGAGAGGATACCGTTCACTGTCGTGGATGATCTGCAGGTTCCCGACCTGGTTTTCGGCTTCTACGACCTGCTGCTCGCCTTCGACCACCCGCGCCAGAGAATCCAGATCATCTCCCTGGTGCGCACCGAGGACGGGAAGGGGAGCTGGAAAGCGCGCTATCGCGAGGCCTGCCGCCGGATTCTCGCGATCGAGCGCCGGCTCGCCGAGGCCCCCCCGCGCCACCGGCTCTCCCGGCCGCGCGTCGCGCCGCGCCTGCGCCCTACCCGCCCCGATCGCGAGTTCCTGCACGCCGTGGAGCAGGCCCGGCGCGCCATCCGCGCGGGAGAGATCTTCCAGGTCGTCCTTTCCCGGCGCTTCGAGCATCCGGCTCCCGCCTCCCCCTTCTCCGTGTACCGGACGCTCCGCCGGCTGAATCCATCCCCCTACCTCTTCTACCTCGCCTTCCCCGAGGTCACCCTGGCGGGAGCCTCTCCCGAAATGCTGGTGCGGGTCGAGGGAAGCCGCATTCAGACGCGCCCCATCGCCGGCACGCGGCCCCGCGGGAGCGGCGAGGAGGAGGACCGGATCCTGGAGGCGAGCCTGCGCGCCGACGCCAAGGAGCGTTCCGAGCACCTCATGCTGGTCGACCTCGGGCGCAACGATCTGGGGAGGGTCTGCCGGTTCGGCAGCGTGACGGTCAAGCAGTTCATGGAAGTGGAGCGCTACTCGCACGTGATGCATCTCGTCTCCAGCCTGGAAGGGGCGCTCCGGCCGGGCGTCCATCCCGCCGAGGCGCTGATGGCCTGCTTCCCCGCCGGCACCGTGACGGGGGCGCCCAAGCTCCGCGCCATGGAGATCATCGATCGGCTGGAAGGCCTCAAGCGGGGGCCCTACGCCGGCGTCGTCGGCTACGTCGATTTCTCCGGCAATCTCGACACCTGCATCACGCTGCGCACCGCCGTGATGAAGGGGAGGACGGCTTATCTTCAAGCGGGCGCCGGGATCGTGGCCGATTCGACCCCGGCGCGCGAGAATCGGGAGTGCCTGAGCAAGGCGCAGGTGCTTTTCACCGCAGTCCGCGAGGCCGGGAGGATGGTCTGA
- the trpA gene encoding tryptophan synthase subunit alpha: MRRIEEAFAGARRHRRAAFIPYLTAGDPSAKVTLDLVLALERAGADLVELGVPFSDPLADGEVNQRAAARALAGGTTLAGVLEIVRRIRDRSSIPLILFTYVNPLLRMGMEPFARAAAGAGVDGVLATDLPVEESHDYRKFLLSCGIAPIFLVAPTTAPARLPAIAAACRGFVYYVARTGVTGERQGLPPELREGVERLRETTSLPIAVGFGVSTKSQVEEIAAFADGFVVGSALVKAVEDAGARSDLAEALSRRVREILPEGYGRSG; the protein is encoded by the coding sequence TTGAGGAGGATTGAGGAGGCGTTCGCGGGCGCGCGGCGCCACCGCCGGGCCGCGTTCATTCCGTATCTGACCGCCGGAGACCCCTCCGCGAAGGTCACTCTGGACCTGGTTCTCGCCCTGGAGCGAGCCGGCGCGGACCTCGTCGAGCTGGGCGTCCCTTTCTCCGATCCGCTGGCGGACGGTGAAGTCAACCAGCGCGCCGCGGCGCGGGCCCTCGCGGGAGGGACCACGCTGGCCGGCGTTCTCGAGATCGTCCGGCGGATCCGCGACAGATCTTCCATCCCCCTGATCCTCTTCACCTACGTGAATCCGCTCCTTAGGATGGGAATGGAGCCCTTCGCGCGCGCCGCCGCCGGAGCGGGGGTGGACGGAGTCCTGGCGACCGACCTGCCGGTCGAAGAATCGCACGACTACCGAAAGTTCCTGCTCTCCTGCGGGATCGCTCCGATATTCCTGGTCGCGCCGACGACCGCCCCGGCGCGTCTTCCGGCGATCGCCGCGGCCTGCCGCGGTTTCGTGTACTACGTGGCACGCACCGGTGTGACCGGCGAGCGGCAGGGGTTGCCTCCCGAGCTGCGCGAGGGGGTGGAGCGGCTGCGGGAAACGACGTCTCTGCCGATCGCGGTCGGTTTCGGCGTTTCCACGAAAAGCCAGGTGGAGGAAATCGCCGCCTTCGCCGACGGGTTCGTGGTCGGCAGCGCCCTGGTGAAGGCGGTGGAGGACGCCGGAGCGCGCTCGGACCTCGCGGAGGCCCTGAGCCGCCGGGTCCGGGAAATCCTGCCGGAGGGCTACGGCCGGTCCGGCTGA
- the selD gene encoding selenide, water dikinase SelD, with product MRIGAKTRLVEYSSSGGUAAKLSPEDLRKIVQDLDQPADPNLLVGFGTADDAGVYRVSDTMALVQTVDFITPLVDDPDVFGQVAAANSLSDVYAMGGRPLTAMNVCCFPSSGIPTEVLAEILKGGARKVREAGAVVVGGHTIQDPELKYGLAVTGIVDPGRIVRNSTAESGDALVLTKPIGTGVVISAYRDRRVSDATLREALAEMVRLNDVACRLMQQHAARACTDVTGFGLIGHALGMAERSGCGLRIRMAALPFYEESLALIRKGIGTRVTRCNLKLAEGKLKIAGRLSEEALTLLADPQTSGGLLIAAPPQEAEALVAALRASGHARAARIGEVFAASPVRLEIVAG from the coding sequence ATGAGGATCGGCGCGAAAACCCGCCTGGTCGAATATTCCTCGTCCGGCGGCTGAGCGGCGAAGCTCAGTCCGGAGGACTTGAGGAAGATCGTCCAGGATCTCGATCAGCCGGCGGATCCGAACCTGCTCGTGGGATTCGGCACCGCCGACGACGCCGGAGTCTACCGCGTGAGCGACACGATGGCCCTGGTGCAGACCGTCGATTTCATCACGCCGTTGGTGGACGATCCCGACGTGTTCGGCCAGGTGGCCGCCGCGAACTCTCTCTCCGACGTCTACGCGATGGGCGGGCGGCCGCTCACCGCGATGAACGTCTGCTGCTTCCCGTCCTCCGGAATTCCGACCGAGGTCCTGGCGGAGATTCTCAAGGGGGGCGCCCGGAAAGTCCGGGAAGCCGGGGCGGTGGTCGTTGGCGGCCACACGATCCAGGATCCGGAGCTGAAATACGGGCTCGCCGTGACCGGCATCGTGGACCCGGGCCGGATCGTGAGGAACTCGACCGCCGAAAGCGGCGACGCGCTGGTCCTGACGAAGCCGATCGGCACCGGCGTCGTCATCAGCGCCTACCGGGATCGGCGCGTCTCCGATGCGACGCTCCGCGAGGCGCTGGCGGAAATGGTCCGCCTGAATGATGTCGCCTGCCGCCTGATGCAGCAGCACGCGGCGCGCGCCTGCACCGACGTCACCGGCTTCGGGCTGATCGGTCACGCCCTGGGCATGGCGGAGAGAAGCGGCTGCGGACTGAGAATCCGGATGGCCGCCCTTCCCTTCTACGAGGAGAGTCTCGCCCTGATCCGCAAGGGGATCGGGACGCGCGTCACCCGCTGCAACCTGAAGCTGGCGGAAGGCAAGCTGAAGATCGCCGGGAGGCTCTCCGAGGAAGCCTTGACCCTCTTGGCCGATCCGCAGACCTCGGGCGGGCTGCTCATCGCGGCGCCGCCGCAGGAGGCCGAGGCGCTCGTCGCGGCGCTGCGGGCCTCGGGGCATGCGCGCGCCGCCCGGATCGGAGAGGTGTTCGCCGCGTCTCCTGTTCGGCTGGAGATCGTCGCGGGCTGA
- a CDS encoding ThiF family adenylyltransferase has translation MSPDAGVSRYTRQILLPSIGPGGQERLRAACVAVVGLGALGTVEASYLARAGVGTLRLIDRDTVELHNLQRQILYTESDAREGLPKAVAARRRLEAVNSEIRLIDVPEHLGKDNIGEILSGCAIVLDGTDNLETRFLLNDFSVREGVPWIYAACVGTEALVSPIFPGRTPCLRCRIAPESSAPEPTCDTAGILGPVAGTAGSAAASQALLALAGEPGFQGVLRIDARRGDFRVVLQDSEPDPACPACALRRFDFLEGDLAASAHVLCGRGAVQILPAARKTRSLEEAARRLAEFGEVHRSRFLIRATLEGHCLSLFPDGRIIVGGTTDPSRARALVDRYLGGI, from the coding sequence ATGAGCCCGGATGCCGGCGTCTCCCGGTACACGCGCCAGATCCTCCTTCCTTCGATCGGTCCGGGAGGGCAGGAGCGGCTCCGCGCCGCCTGCGTCGCCGTCGTGGGGCTGGGCGCCCTCGGTACCGTGGAAGCGAGCTACCTGGCGCGGGCCGGCGTGGGAACGCTGCGGCTCATCGACCGGGACACGGTCGAGCTTCACAACCTGCAACGTCAGATTCTCTACACGGAGAGCGACGCGCGGGAAGGGCTGCCGAAGGCGGTCGCGGCCCGGAGGCGCCTCGAGGCGGTGAATTCCGAGATTCGCCTGATCGACGTCCCGGAGCATCTCGGGAAAGACAACATCGGCGAGATCCTCTCGGGATGCGCCATAGTTCTGGACGGCACGGACAACCTGGAGACCCGCTTTCTCCTGAACGATTTCTCGGTGCGCGAGGGCGTGCCGTGGATTTATGCGGCCTGCGTCGGAACCGAGGCGCTGGTCAGCCCCATTTTCCCCGGGAGGACTCCGTGCCTCCGGTGTCGCATCGCTCCCGAGTCGTCGGCGCCGGAGCCCACCTGCGACACCGCCGGCATCCTTGGACCGGTGGCGGGAACCGCCGGCTCGGCGGCCGCTTCGCAGGCTCTGCTGGCGCTGGCGGGTGAGCCGGGGTTTCAGGGGGTGCTGCGCATCGACGCCCGGCGGGGAGACTTCCGGGTGGTCCTCCAAGACTCGGAGCCGGATCCCGCGTGTCCCGCCTGCGCCCTGCGCCGCTTCGATTTCCTCGAGGGCGACCTGGCCGCCTCGGCCCACGTCCTGTGCGGCCGGGGGGCGGTCCAGATTCTTCCAGCTGCTCGCAAGACCCGGAGCCTGGAGGAAGCCGCCCGCCGGCTCGCGGAGTTCGGGGAGGTTCACCGCAGTCGTTTTCTGATCCGGGCAACCCTCGAGGGACACTGCCTCTCCCTGTTCCCCGACGGCCGGATCATCGTCGGCGGCACGACCGATCCCTCCCGCGCGCGCGCCTTGGTCGATCGCTATCTCGGCGGGATCTGA
- the trpB gene encoding tryptophan synthase subunit beta, whose protein sequence is MRTGPDDRGRYGAYGGRFVPETLMAPLQELEEAHASCRRDPAFQAELNATLRDFVGRPTPLTHAARLEEQLGRIRIHLKREDLAHTGAHKINNTVGQGLLARWMGKRRVIAETGAGQHGVATATVAARLGMDCAVYMGEDDMARQAPNVLRMRLLGAEVVPVSSGTRTLKDAINEAMRDWVTNCRTTHYVLGSALGAHPYPAIVRDFQSVIGREARAQYLAAVGSLPDLLVACVGGGSNSLGLFHPFLDDAGVEMVGVEAGGLGIGSGRHAARFSGGSPGVLHGTFTYVLQDGDGNIRGTHSISAGLDYPAVGPEHAFLREQGRVRYEIATDAEALGAFHLLARTEGILAALEPAHALGWLRRAAPGLREGSRVLVNLSGRGDKDVDQVLAQEEA, encoded by the coding sequence ATGAGGACGGGTCCCGACGACCGCGGCCGTTATGGAGCCTACGGAGGGCGCTTCGTCCCCGAAACGCTGATGGCCCCTCTTCAGGAGCTTGAGGAAGCTCACGCCTCCTGCCGCCGCGATCCCGCGTTTCAGGCCGAGCTGAACGCCACCCTCCGGGACTTCGTGGGGCGCCCCACGCCCCTGACGCACGCCGCCCGCCTGGAGGAGCAGCTGGGCCGGATCCGGATTCACCTGAAACGCGAGGACCTCGCCCACACCGGCGCCCACAAAATCAACAACACCGTGGGACAAGGCCTTCTGGCGCGCTGGATGGGGAAGCGGCGCGTCATTGCCGAGACCGGCGCGGGACAGCACGGGGTGGCGACCGCCACCGTGGCGGCCCGGCTCGGCATGGATTGCGCCGTGTACATGGGGGAAGACGACATGGCGCGCCAGGCTCCCAACGTGCTTCGCATGCGTCTTCTGGGAGCCGAGGTCGTCCCCGTCTCCAGCGGGACCCGGACGCTCAAGGACGCCATCAACGAGGCGATGCGCGACTGGGTCACGAACTGCCGGACCACCCATTACGTCCTCGGATCCGCGCTGGGAGCCCACCCCTATCCCGCGATCGTGCGTGACTTCCAGTCGGTCATCGGCAGGGAGGCGCGGGCCCAGTACCTCGCCGCCGTCGGGTCTCTTCCCGATCTCCTCGTGGCCTGCGTCGGCGGCGGCAGCAACAGCCTCGGGCTGTTTCATCCCTTTCTCGACGACGCCGGGGTGGAGATGGTGGGCGTGGAGGCGGGAGGGCTCGGGATCGGAAGCGGGCGCCATGCCGCCCGGTTCTCGGGAGGCTCCCCGGGCGTCCTCCATGGAACCTTCACCTACGTCCTGCAGGACGGCGATGGAAACATCCGCGGGACGCATTCGATCTCCGCGGGCCTCGATTACCCGGCGGTCGGGCCCGAGCATGCTTTCCTCCGGGAGCAGGGAAGGGTCCGGTACGAGATCGCCACCGATGCGGAGGCGCTCGGCGCCTTCCATCTTCTCGCCCGCACCGAAGGAATTCTCGCGGCCCTCGAGCCGGCCCACGCGCTGGGATGGCTGAGGCGCGCCGCCCCCGGGCTGCGCGAAGGGAGCCGGGTGCTGGTGAATCTCTCGGGCCGCGGCGACAAGGACGTCGACCAGGTGCTGGCGCAGGAGGAGGCTTGA
- a CDS encoding aminodeoxychorismate/anthranilate synthase component II — protein sequence MRRVLVLDNYDSFTYNLVQYLGILGADVEVLRNDARGVDEVAAAGYERIVISPGPGIPSRAGITVSLVQAMAGRVPLLGVCLGHQAIGEAFGGRIVRAPAIFHGKTSPIHHDGRTLFRGLPNPFSATRYHSLVISPESLPGCLAISARTPEGVIMGVRHREFPVEGVQFHPESILTREGMSLLSNFLEGNP from the coding sequence CTGAGAAGAGTCCTGGTCCTCGACAACTACGATTCCTTCACCTACAACCTCGTCCAATACCTCGGAATCCTGGGCGCCGACGTCGAAGTGCTGCGCAACGACGCGCGGGGAGTCGACGAGGTGGCGGCCGCGGGCTACGAGCGCATCGTGATCTCTCCGGGGCCGGGCATTCCCTCGCGCGCCGGGATCACCGTGTCGCTCGTGCAAGCCATGGCGGGAAGAGTGCCGCTTCTCGGCGTCTGCCTCGGTCATCAGGCCATCGGCGAGGCCTTCGGCGGAAGAATCGTCCGGGCTCCGGCGATTTTCCACGGCAAGACCTCCCCGATTCACCACGACGGGCGGACCTTGTTCCGCGGCTTGCCGAACCCGTTTTCGGCCACGCGCTATCATTCCCTGGTGATCAGCCCCGAGAGCCTTCCGGGATGCCTGGCGATCAGCGCGCGCACCCCGGAAGGCGTGATCATGGGAGTCCGGCACCGCGAATTCCCCGTTGAGGGCGTTCAATTCCACCCCGAATCGATCCTCACCCGGGAGGGGATGAGCCTCCTGTCCAATTTCCTCGAGGGAAATCCGTGA
- a CDS encoding type I 3-dehydroquinate dehydratase, protein MLIQVILAETTEQLLDEYRGASSDSDLVELRLDRIRDLDLESLLSVRGKPRLATCRSHAQGGFFGGTEEERRKILEEAVRRGVEYVDLEFGSRDVDLLPQTGSCRPILSYHHRPGAPLDLKEIYRKMAGIDASAILKLIPYADSCTDNLRIRDLLRESRSDGRDLIAFCMGEKGKVSRILARAWGSWAVYAPSRGESRTAPGQVLLAELIEIYRVRELEAATPLCGIVGFPVSGSLSPRLYNLAFARLGLPHRFLPFETETLAEFLPILSELPIAGFSVTHPHKEAILAHCDDLDPLARRVGAVNTAVRRWNRLVGYNTDVEGAVAPLRRVLPLKGARVGILGSGGAARAAAYGLIRAGASVTLFARNAARAQALALDFGCRCQSWSRARLFRGKLLINATPVGMSPGPEESAVSWDAIRTDAAYDLVYNPSSTRFLQEAEKSGARPISGIEMFLEQALLQFELLSGRPAPRPLFEEILSPFGRQDARPPS, encoded by the coding sequence ATGCTCATCCAGGTGATCCTCGCGGAAACCACCGAGCAGCTGCTCGACGAGTACCGCGGGGCCTCTTCCGACAGCGATCTGGTGGAGCTGCGCCTGGATCGGATCCGCGACCTGGATCTCGAGTCACTTCTGTCAGTCCGCGGCAAGCCACGCCTGGCCACCTGCCGGAGTCACGCGCAGGGAGGCTTCTTCGGGGGGACCGAAGAGGAGCGCCGCAAGATCCTCGAGGAGGCGGTCCGCCGCGGAGTGGAATACGTGGATCTGGAGTTCGGGAGCCGGGACGTCGACCTGCTTCCACAGACCGGATCGTGCCGCCCCATCCTCTCCTACCACCACCGGCCCGGCGCCCCCCTCGATCTCAAGGAGATCTACCGGAAAATGGCCGGGATCGACGCGAGCGCCATCCTGAAGCTCATTCCCTACGCCGACTCCTGCACCGACAACCTCCGGATTCGGGATCTCTTGCGGGAGTCGCGCTCGGACGGAAGGGATCTGATCGCGTTCTGCATGGGGGAGAAGGGGAAAGTCAGCCGGATTCTTGCGCGCGCCTGGGGATCGTGGGCCGTCTACGCCCCCAGCCGCGGCGAGTCACGCACCGCTCCGGGCCAGGTCCTGCTCGCGGAGCTGATCGAGATCTACCGGGTGCGCGAGCTGGAAGCGGCGACTCCGTTGTGCGGCATCGTCGGGTTCCCGGTCTCCGGATCGCTCTCGCCGCGACTCTACAACCTCGCCTTCGCGCGGCTCGGGCTCCCGCACCGCTTTCTTCCCTTCGAGACGGAGACCCTGGCCGAGTTTCTGCCGATTCTCAGCGAGCTGCCCATCGCCGGATTCTCCGTCACCCATCCTCACAAAGAAGCGATCCTGGCGCATTGCGACGATCTCGACCCGCTCGCCCGCCGGGTGGGCGCCGTCAACACGGCGGTCCGGCGCTGGAACCGGCTCGTAGGGTACAACACCGACGTCGAGGGGGCCGTCGCCCCCCTGCGCAGGGTTCTCCCTCTGAAAGGGGCTCGCGTGGGGATTCTCGGGAGCGGGGGAGCGGCCCGCGCCGCCGCCTACGGCCTCATCCGCGCGGGGGCGAGCGTCACGCTCTTCGCCCGGAATGCAGCGCGCGCCCAGGCGCTGGCGCTGGATTTCGGTTGCCGGTGCCAGAGCTGGAGCCGGGCGAGACTGTTCCGCGGGAAGCTCCTGATCAACGCCACTCCGGTGGGGATGAGCCCGGGGCCGGAGGAGAGCGCGGTGTCCTGGGACGCCATACGGACCGATGCCGCCTACGATCTCGTCTACAACCCCTCCTCCACCCGGTTCCTGCAGGAGGCGGAGAAGTCGGGCGCCCGACCCATCAGCGGGATCGAGATGTTTTTGGAGCAGGCCCTCCTGCAATTCGAGCTGCTCAGCGGACGGCCGGCGCCCCGGCCCCTGTTCGAAGAGATCCTGTCGCCGTTCGGCCGGCAGGACGCCCGGCCGCCGTCATGA
- the trpC gene encoding indole-3-glycerol phosphate synthase TrpC, whose amino-acid sequence MGDFLEEVRALKRSEIDALGRAAARRRREGRLAAASPPRDFRAALSGGSGHRIIAEIKKASPSRGVLRREFEPARLALHYREGGAAALSVLTDECYFQGSPAHLEEARRAADLPALRKDFLIDSVQVEESRAMGADAVLLIVRLLSSRQLSRLMRETVALGMAPLVEVHAESELAIALDSGADLIGVNSRDLGSFQVDPEVCLRLAKRIPGDVLAIAESGIRERSDLDRLAHSGYRAFLVGERLMTAPDPTALLKEWTR is encoded by the coding sequence ATGGGAGACTTCCTCGAAGAGGTGCGGGCGCTTAAGCGGAGCGAGATCGACGCCCTCGGGAGAGCCGCCGCGCGACGCCGCCGGGAAGGCCGCCTCGCGGCGGCTTCCCCGCCTCGGGATTTTCGGGCGGCTCTCTCCGGCGGATCGGGACATCGGATCATCGCGGAGATTAAGAAAGCCTCTCCGAGCCGCGGGGTCCTGCGGCGCGAGTTCGAGCCCGCGCGGCTCGCTCTCCACTACCGTGAAGGAGGAGCGGCGGCGCTTTCGGTCCTCACCGACGAGTGCTATTTTCAGGGGAGTCCTGCGCACCTGGAAGAGGCGCGCCGCGCCGCGGACCTGCCGGCCCTCCGCAAGGACTTCCTCATCGACTCCGTGCAGGTGGAGGAGAGCCGGGCGATGGGCGCCGACGCGGTGCTGCTGATCGTTCGTCTCCTCTCCTCCCGCCAGCTGTCGCGCCTGATGCGCGAGACCGTGGCGCTCGGGATGGCTCCTTTGGTCGAGGTTCACGCCGAAAGCGAGCTGGCGATCGCGCTGGACTCCGGAGCCGATCTGATCGGCGTGAACAGCCGCGATCTGGGAAGCTTCCAGGTCGACCCCGAGGTTTGCCTGCGGCTCGCGAAGCGCATCCCCGGGGACGTGCTGGCGATCGCCGAAAGCGGCATCCGGGAGCGCAGCGACCTCGATCGGCTGGCCCATTCCGGGTACCGCGCCTTTCTGGTCGGAGAGCGCCTCATGACCGCTCCGGATCCGACGGCTCTTCTCAAGGAGTGGACGCGATGA
- a CDS encoding phosphoribosylanthranilate isomerase, with amino-acid sequence MRVRIKFCGMTRREDLLAASDLGADSVGLVFVPGTPRFLDLARARELLRGCPPLISRVGVFADEDPMRVRRIRDELGLSAVQLHGSESPGLCATVGGPLIKVFRVSEGWDSRALDRYDCEACLLEAAPSGAGGKAPFDWERFRGGFPGRRVILAGGLTPQNVANAVRVVRPYGVDVSRGIESAPGVKDPSLMEGFLQAVREAER; translated from the coding sequence ATGAGAGTCCGAATCAAGTTCTGCGGGATGACCCGGCGCGAGGATCTGCTCGCCGCCTCGGACCTGGGGGCGGACTCGGTGGGCCTGGTGTTCGTGCCCGGAACCCCTCGCTTTCTCGATCTGGCGCGGGCGCGGGAGCTGCTGCGCGGGTGCCCTCCGCTGATCTCCCGCGTCGGCGTGTTCGCGGACGAAGATCCGATGCGGGTCAGACGGATCCGGGACGAGCTGGGGCTCTCGGCCGTTCAGCTGCACGGCTCGGAGAGTCCGGGGCTTTGCGCCACCGTCGGAGGACCCCTCATCAAAGTCTTCCGGGTCTCGGAGGGATGGGACAGCCGGGCGCTGGATCGTTACGATTGCGAGGCCTGTCTTCTCGAAGCGGCTCCGTCCGGCGCCGGCGGCAAGGCTCCCTTCGACTGGGAGAGGTTCCGCGGGGGATTTCCGGGGCGGCGGGTCATCCTGGCCGGAGGCCTGACGCCGCAGAACGTGGCGAATGCAGTGCGGGTCGTCCGTCCCTACGGCGTCGATGTCAGCCGCGGCATCGAATCGGCTCCCGGCGTGAAGGATCCCTCTCTGATGGAGGGCTTTCTGCAAGCGGTGCGGGAGGCGGAGCGATGA
- the trpD gene encoding anthranilate phosphoribosyltransferase, with product MSRIEAALGKLLERTDLDAGEARACCEEIMAGAASEALLGGFLIALRMKGETPEEIAAFAAAMRQGARGVPTRQTEIVDTCGTGGDGAGSFNISTAAALVAAGAGAVVAKHGNRAVSGRCGSADLLAQLGVGIECDDATVGRCLDEAGLGFLFAPAFHPAMRQAAGVRKALGVRTVFNLLGPLIHPARAPYQVVGVYESRWLEPVARALALLGTRRALVVHGFDGMDEITTTAATHVAELDRGAIRTSVLDARELGIARAAPADLAGGDPARNAAIVSAVLAGESGPRRDIVVVNAAAALLVSGVAASFPEGLALAARSLDSGAALAKLNALRRLTAPAAAG from the coding sequence GTGAGCCGGATCGAGGCGGCGCTCGGCAAGCTTCTGGAGAGAACCGATCTCGACGCGGGGGAGGCGCGCGCCTGCTGCGAGGAGATCATGGCGGGAGCCGCCAGCGAGGCGCTCCTGGGCGGCTTCCTCATCGCGCTGCGTATGAAAGGGGAGACGCCGGAGGAGATCGCCGCGTTCGCCGCCGCGATGCGGCAGGGAGCGCGCGGCGTGCCGACCCGGCAGACGGAAATCGTGGATACCTGCGGAACCGGAGGGGATGGAGCCGGGAGCTTCAACATCTCGACCGCGGCCGCCCTGGTCGCGGCCGGCGCCGGGGCGGTCGTGGCGAAGCACGGAAACCGGGCGGTCTCCGGGCGCTGCGGCAGCGCCGATCTCCTGGCGCAGCTCGGGGTCGGCATCGAATGCGACGACGCTACGGTAGGGCGCTGCCTCGATGAGGCCGGGCTGGGCTTCCTGTTCGCCCCCGCGTTCCACCCGGCCATGCGTCAGGCGGCCGGGGTCCGCAAGGCGCTCGGCGTGCGAACCGTCTTCAATCTCCTCGGACCCTTGATCCATCCCGCCCGCGCCCCCTATCAGGTGGTGGGCGTCTACGAGTCGCGATGGCTCGAACCGGTCGCCCGGGCCCTCGCTCTGCTGGGGACGCGGAGAGCGCTCGTCGTGCACGGGTTCGACGGGATGGACGAGATCACCACGACGGCGGCCACGCACGTCGCCGAGCTCGACCGCGGGGCGATCCGCACCAGCGTGCTCGACGCGCGCGAGCTCGGCATCGCGCGCGCCGCGCCGGCCGATCTCGCCGGCGGGGATCCCGCCCGGAACGCCGCGATCGTCTCCGCTGTCCTCGCCGGAGAGAGCGGCCCCCGGAGAGACATCGTCGTGGTCAACGCCGCGGCGGCGCTGCTCGTTTCCGGGGTCGCCGCGTCGTTTCCGGAGGGGCTGGCGCTCGCGGCGCGCTCTCTCGACTCCGGGGCGGCCCTCGCCAAGCTGAACGCCCTCAGACGGTTGACCGCGCCGGCGGCGGCAGGATGA